The DNA region ACTAAAAGAAATGTGTTAACACTAACAACACTCTCTAGTCTCTTTGCAACAACACTAATATGAATCATAGTAAAATACACGAACCGATAGCCTAATTATGCCATTACTATTTGTGGCAAAGCAATCGATGAGTCcgatattttattttatcaaacTGCAAAATGAAACAAATCAAATCTAACCGCAAAAGAAGGATCAATCAGCATGTTAACAATATTGCAACATTGTCCACTAAAGTATGCCACTTAGAACTCGAAATATTATCAACTCTAACTGTTCCACACAAACAGATAAGAATGAAACTGCCCTGTAATTTGCTGTTCTACAGATTCTAAAATGTGAAAGTGGACAAATGATCAGAGTTAAAAAGCAAATCCTGACCAGTCCACTTTCATGCTGTAACTGGCAGCAACTTACAATGTTCTAACCACAGAAACCTAGCTTCTTCATCACTTTGGCATAAGCGGCAGGAACAATCCCAGGTTGTCTCAATCTGCGTTTGGATATCTTTGACTGCAATAAATATCAGAAATTCATCAATTTTCAAGGACTGCGTTCTATCCTGAGACATAGTATAGAATAAAGAAATGGCCAATGCACAAATATTGTAATGATAACGGCTTAGTGAAGTAAAGCAAAGATTACTGTTTGGACTTCATCAATTTCAAGTGACCATGTTGGTCTTATGACATTTATTTGAAGCTTCTaacttattcaaattcaatcccttcagacttaaaataaattttcaagGACTTAATATACAAAATTAATCAATTCCAAGGACTACGTACTGTCCAGAGATATAGTAcacataattaaaatataagaaaCGGCTAATTCACAAATACTGTAATGAGAGAAAGAGAACTGAAGTAAAGCAAAGTTAACTATTCAAATTCAATCCCTTCATACTTATGGGAGTTTCATGTCTCACATCCAGCCGAGAGTCTCAAGCTCCAGAGACAAACTAGATAATATTTAATTGCACTATTAGACAATTAATTTCAGTTAGAATATCAAGATTCTTATTGTTTCAGTTTTATTTCCATGGGCAGATCCATATGGAGTGAACTATTAGGCCAAATGCCCCCACTAAGTTCACAAATCCAGGATTACAGAGACAGGTATTTTGTTGTTGCCCCCACTAAATTTACAAATTTAGTATTACAGATAAAGGATTTCTTTTGTTGCCCCCACTATGCATTTTGAATTGCTAGTGTGTATTCTGAATTGTCTCCACACTCCACAGTGTACTCTAAGTTCGAGCCCCACTGACATTTATCATTCAGTAAATTGTATGGATCAAAATCAGAAATTCACCCATAGACTTCTCTCATAATTCAATTCATTTCCCACTTTTGTTAAgaacatataaaagagaaacaaATCCATTAATTACAGTCTAACCATGCAGTGTCAGAGTAACATAGTTTCCAAAATTCAAATACAGGGTTTTACAGCATTGTTCTTAGGAAATGTTATTTCCGTACTTACTATATCGTTGATACTTGATAGTTCTAAATCATATGTATGCAaaaattggggggggggggggcataaGATGGGTCTGATCATAAAAGTATTATGTACTTATAACAGAACTTATATAGTGTAAAAGGCAATGTATGTTATCTGGTGGAGAGATAACATGTACTCTTCTAACTCTTAGGAACTTGTTTTATTCCGTTCTCTTTGATTCCACTCTTTTCATAGGAAAAGTAAATACATCAATGTCTAATCACATCATGTCCTGTTCTACTTCTAATAAAAACCAAACACATAAACCATACCAGCTTTATGTACCTGAAAATTTTAAcctttacattttttttgaaacaaaccTTTACATTGTGTTTGGTTCAAAGGAGAGGAAGGGAGGGGTGATAACCCTTCCCTTATTTATTCAATGAGGGGAGGAGAGTGAAATTACTATTTATGCCctaacttttaaaataaaattttgggtTTCAAAATGAATAAGGATATTTTAGTCACATGATTTATAATTATCTCCCTCCAAATCCCCCAATTTTGGAGGGGAGTCAAAACTGAGTAAGGAGAAATGTTGGTACCTTCCAATCAAACGCTAATGGAGAATAGTGTTGTCTTCTATCCTTTTCTGTTAAAATGTGCTAACTAGTTCAGTAGATCATATGTGTGTGTATTTATTAGCTCTTATATATTTGTAAAAACAATattattttcaataaaaaaatctaatataaatattttaaatgcgTGTATTGTTCCATTGACTTAAAATTTGAGGAGAGGCAAGTTTAATTATATTAGGTATGTAATGGAGGTCGGCCTTAGATGTGGTGTTCGCTTAATTTTACACAAAAACAGCTTTTCCACGAAATGCTCTCTCCGCAGCATTGTGATCATAAATTTGTCTGAACACATCATAAACTAATCCTAAGTCCAAACACAGTACTAGTCTAGTACTTTACCTAAAATATGTGTTACTTTCAGAACAGACAGTTATTAAGGGAGTTTAACAAAAACTATTGCCGAAGTATATCAATGAGGCACAAACATATTAGTATCTGATTTCAAGTAATCAATCACATCATGGGGAAAAGGCTACATGAGGAAGCTGCTACCATTCCCTGGTAATGGTCAGCCTTGAGCTGGGTGCCAACTGCCCAGCAGCTCTAATGAAGATGAAATAAGAACCACAAATGCAATTATTTTGGTCTTTGATAAATGACATGCTCAAAAATTACAAAGTGCAAACGTATCATATTGACCTATATGCAATGATTTAGCTCCTCCAAATTGAGGCCCGCTGCACTTTAAAGTATGGAGCATATGCCCACAAAAAATGCCACTAATATGACTATCTTgcattttgttttttgaaatgcCTATCAATACATCACATACAAACATAATCACTGCCTTACCACCCAGTAAAATTTCAGAACCGTGCTTCCTGAGGAAACACGAGTTTCTCCATTTTCAGCAAACGAAGAAAACCAAATCACATTTTTCCTATTCCTTGTATTAAATTAGAAACAAACATTGTGTAATCCATGTCAGACATTATTGTTTCAATTTCCAAACACAATTTCTCTCATGAGAAAGAAACATGCTAAAAATTATTTCATGTAAAGTGTTTGGCCAATTCATCGAAGGAATTCAAATTGAAACGCCCAACAAATGCTCTAGAAAACCTATTTAAAAAGGACAGCAGCTATTCACTGTGAATATGCTAGCTTATTAGTCAACAAGAACTCAGGTCATTTCATTTGCATTTCACCTCATGAAATGCTGAAATATGAATTTTGTTTGTCAGTAACCGACAGAACAATAGAATCATCGAAAACTCACTCAGTTTTCAAAATAACCATCAGATATTTACATCATAAGAACCTAAACTAACAACCTAATTCATATCTACaatgaaatgagaaaaaatggaAAGGAAAGAGAGGGAACCTTCAAATGTGCATTGTGACGTTTACCCTCCTTCCATCGCCTGATAGTGCCATCATTCAATGGTCTAAACCTGGACTTGAAAGACCTGTTTCAACCAAACATtgcaaaaaatcaaaacaatcaTTCACAATTCcacactcacacacacacaaatcaaaagcaatgaagaacaagaacaagaaaaCGCACGAGTAGGCTTTGATTTTGTATTTCTTAAGCTTGGAAACAGCAGGACTCATAgcctttctcttcttcctccgatCCCTCGACGAAACAGCATGCCGCACTTGAACACCAAACTATTCACAATCACACCAAACACAATGCAACAGATTAATCAACTGAACTGTTGTTATTCACAGAAATGGTGAACGAAAACGAATGCGATACTTACAGAGGGAGGAAGCGGAGAAGAACGAGGTGCGAGTAGCGGCGaggaagagaagatgaagggaGGAAGGAAGGAGCGGTTAGGAGTGGAGAAATGAGAGTGAAGAGGTTGTTGCGGCGGCGCGTGGTGGAGGAGGCGGcgagatgacggtggtggtggaggtaggCGTGAGTAAACGACGGCGATAGAACGGAGCCTCGCGAGGCATCGCTGCATCATCGTTGCCGGAACACTTTGAGATCGattctcaagttttttttttttttttttgcttttaatTTGGGGGTTGAGGTTTTTTTTTCAAGTTGGTTTGTTTGGAGATGAAAGAGTGGGCTATTTGGGCTTTTATTGTTCTTTTGGGTTTAGTGGAACGTTTTAGATAGAGAAGCCCAAACTGATGCCAACGGTTTTGATATCCTTCAATAAGTAAGCACGCGAACCGAGgaataacaacaaatcagaGTGGCGCAGCGGAAGCGTGGTGGGCCCATAACCCACAGGTCCCTGGATCGAAACCAGGCTCTGATACaagtttttttgttaatttaatttttgaaagCTAAATAGTAAGCACCAGTGATTTTCTTTAGTTTGCTGGAAAAAAATTACTTTCAAAAcgttttgtaaaaaaaatgtgtaATGATGCTTAGAGCCTTAGACATTTTGTAAgtgatgtatttttttatttttattttttgaaatgtcATTTTGTAAGTGAATAAAGTGATGTAAGATCTAAACAATACAAAGttagagaaaaaaagaaagtaaaTTATATTATTGAGACTTGTAAAATAGTAAACAATTTATTTTGGTCCCTGATTTTTAAGATACCAAATTGCATTCCTCTCAATTGGGGTTGAAACAGGGTTGGGATCTTGGATACAAGAGGATAGTTTGTGCTTACACGGTAAATATGTTGGCGCGACAAGCTTCTCAGGAGGGAATGCAAAAGTCCGGAAGCTTTCTCCCTCTAGTTTGGTTGCATCTTTGTATCATGATGCCACAGATAGTTTTATTTTCGGGGTTTCTTCTTTTGTATGTAATCAAAATAAAAGTGAGTGACAACACCTGTTACCACATACTAACATGTATCTAAAGAGAGAGCCTcaaacttttcatttttcatcctTATCCTATACACAATGTTCCATTTATAGAATTCTAATGTTTGttttttcaataaataaatgTCTTTCTTATCCAAACAAGTTAAACGTCATAATGATGAAGTATATATACTATTAACACACTATTAAACATACTCTATTGCTTAAAAGCAAAAGTCTTATCTCAAATGACGATGCAAACAAAATGTGTGAAATGAGCTTTTGAGTTCAATTCCCCACACAATCCTCACCATGCGGAGTGAAAAGTCTTAACTTTGGCCAAGTTTTGAATCTAAAATAGTCAGCATCCACAAATCAGATGTCGGTCGatgattagaaaaaaaaaactattcacTACATTTTTTACAATTGATCCATTTTTCAAAACTTGAGATTTGTATACAGTAttgttcattaaaaaaaaaacaatcataAAGAATGTTATTAGCACTCTATTTCAGATTGTCAACCATGGCGGATTCTATGGTACAGGAATTTGTTTTTGGGTATTTTACCGGAATGATGTGGACCAATTACTATATTGCACATGTAATTGTTATTTATTGTTTCAAGTATGACCCAAAATTAATGATAGCTATTAATATGCCCCAAAGAaatttaaaatatcatttttagtcCTTGGTTCAGGTGAAATTTTTTACTTGGAACCCACATAGAAAATTTTCGCATCTCATGAAGCCAGGAAATTAGAGAGGACGCCGTCGCCACTGAAGGAGCGTGCTTGACAACCACCGACCGTCGCCGCTGGAGACTTGAAGGCTTCCATTTTGGCCTTGCGACTTGGGGCTCGCAATTAGGGCTTGCGTCGACCCCTACCATCGCCGTCGCCGCTGAACTAGTAAACTCGGCAGCCACCATCATTGTTGATTGCGTCGTCGCCTCCGAGGATGCACTCGCCGCTGTGTGAGGGTCCAGTTGAAGCTACGACGACGGTGGGTGCGTATTTGTTTGCTGAGGCAGGGTTTGAATGCTTTTGTGATTTCACAATCGATTTTGGTTAGGTAAGCTTTGGAGGTGGCTGTGATTCGCTCCAAATCTGGGATCGTTGAAACTTGTTCGCTCGATCTCTTAACTTTGAAATTGAAACcaaatcatcatcttcatgtTCCTCTATAAATCGAATCAGTGGTGTTTGTTTCGTAGGTTTCTTGCTCTGCTATTTTCCCTTGTGAGATTGAGTTGTTTTGGATTCGATTTGCTTGTCTTCGGCGGTGACGGTAGCTTTTGTAATTTTGTTACTTGCTTTTACTAGATCCAGTGATTTCTTGCTTGAAGTGGAAATGAGACTTCTAGCTTTGGATACGGAGTTCGCTTCTtgcttttctttggtttgattttatttttggacAAGTTACCAGATTAGATTTGAGGGTGTTGGTTTGTTTTGATTAGCTGGGTTTGATTTTTGGTGATGGTTTTGTTCTTCAGGGGCTTTTGATCTTTATCCATTCTAATAGAAGTTGTAATCATATCAACAGTGGTAAAAACTAGTTTTACAACGATAATTATTAAAAAGGGGGCATATATTTAGTAAACTAAAATTTAACTGGGTCATAATGTAAATAGTGTAAATCAGTGTCACTTACTTTTCCATGTCATCTTAAGTGTATAGAAATTATTAGTATATGTCACTACTGTAGCTTACACTCATTTGAATTTATGGGCACCGGAGCATGCACCGTCAACCATATAATAAAGATTGTCAACCATATAATAAGCAATTGAATGCTGTTGCGATGCTTATAAAGTTATATAATAAATTAGGCCACAGCATGAGTAATGAGTATATAGAAATGATGAGAAACAAATATGACAAAATACTATTACACAGTTATACTGGTCAGAACCCAAATCCTCAAACAgagattaaaaaaagaaaaaagaaaaaacacaagCATGCCCAAGAACAACAGTAACCACAAGAATACATCTAAAATCTAAAATCAATCATGAAATAAAACCCTTTTTTACCCTTGCATGCACCACCActaacatcatcatcatttgCAAAGAATCATATAAGCACAGACAGCAAAATGTACCATGCACTATCATCACCATAACCATTCATTCACTGGTTTATTAATGGAGTTCAATTCAAACATGCACAGATTCCTTCGTATCCAATCCAGCAACAGCAGAGCTTCTCTCACTATCATCCCTGACATGCCCTGCAGCAACAGCACCTCCAACATCACTGATATttccaaaaagcaacacaaCAATCCCAGCAATGGCAGTGCAAAACGCAGCTCCAAATGAAGTTCTGATGTTTCCTGGAGACACTGAACCCACCGTGAACCCCACCAACAACCCTGCGCTTCGCATCCACGCGTACCAGATCGAAAATGCACCTTCTTTCCCTGATGGAGCACAATCCAGAACCAAAACCCTGCTAAATGCATGCAAAATCCCTGTTCCAGTGCTCTGAATCACGCTGAACACCACCAAGTGGCCCCATTTCCAGTGGCTGTGACCGTAGTAGAATCCAAAACCCGAAGATATCAGTGAAAAGAGGAACCCCACAATCTGCATTTTCACTGAGTTCATCTTGATCACACGCAACAGGGGTTGAAGCAGAGACAGAGAGAAAACAGGGAAAAGGAAGTAAGTTAGCCAGAAGAAGAGTAAATGCACTGGTTTAATGCAGAGCTGGCCCACTATGAAAACAACCCCTCCTGTGAAAATCGTCATGGTGATGAATGAGGAGATGAAAACACTAGCGAGTGCTCCAATGGCGTGAGGGTACTTGAAAACTGAGAAAGGGTGGAGCCTTGAGGAGAATGAAATTTCATCAGTGGTTCTGCCAATGGCTGTAGCAACATGGAAAATCCCCACAAGCCAGATTAGGCCACTGAAGATTGAAACAATCCAGAGACTCATGATGTCAGGTTCATTCACATTGAGCTCACGAATCATGTGGTAGGTGAAGGCTGAGATCAATGCTGAGCCTAAGCAACCAGCTGCGGTCGCATGAAGCGAGAGCTTGCTTGAGATTCCTTGCCTGATAGGGAATTGGGATCTTTTGAGGGTCGGTCCGGTGAAGGAACGGATCATGAGACCGAGGTGGTGGGTGTGGGCGGCGGTGGCGACCGTGCTGGCTGCGACGATGCCGGCAATGTAGGGGATGAAGATGGCTGTGACTTTGAAGAAGCCTGCAGGGAGGCAGAAGAAAACTCCAACAGCTGTGGATGCAACTGTGATGAATTTGGGGAAGTGGCCATCAAGGTGGAAGGAAAGGAAGCCAAGGATTGGAGCAGCAATAGCTAGGCCTATGGCCCAACCAATTGATGTCCATTCCAATGCGGAGAAATTTGAAGTTATGGTCTGATTTGTCAGTTTGCTATACCTGCAAAACAAAACACATTTTCAAACTtggttaaatattttttaattatgaaGTAGCTAGTTAGTAATCTGTAGCTCAAACCACTTAGAGCATTTTTCAATCAACTTACTTTacacaaaatcaattctgatacTCAAATGCTACTTATAGAAGCTCAGTAGCTTACACAGAATCAAGTCTAATACTTGGTAGCCACCAAGATTCAATGAGTAGCTAAAACAAAGTCAGGATCAATTCTGATACTTAAAAGTTACTGAGCTTCTACTTACATATAATCAATTATGATACTCAAAATTATGATACTCAAAAGCTACTCATAAAAGCTAAATAGATTACACATAATTCATTCTGATATTTAGAAGCTACTCATAAAAGCTCAGTCATGTAAATTTTGGGTATCAAAATTAATCATGATTTGttctgaatcaaggttgatacTCAGAAGTTCCTCATTGAAACTGACTTGTAAGTATCAGAATTGATCGCGActtttgactttagaattaACTGTAAAAATTAACTGTAAATTTACAGATGTGTTTTATTAATTGATGTAGGGCACAAAATATCATGTACATCAAGGGCAATTAATTGGGATGCTGCCCTGGTTTTAATTGGAACTTTGGAAACACGCATGGTGCACATGGAAAGGACTATTCAGTTCCTGTAGCTACAAACTGATGATTACTGTATTACTGTTTGAGTAGAAAGTAGAAACTTGATCATGTAATTCTACAAGCCATGTTTGGCAAGATTTGTATTTACACAAAGGAACAATCACTTAATTCTTAGTGGAAGCTTTTTTATCTTGTTTTGAAAAAAGTTATGTACTTTACAGAAACAGTTTCATACTGTCGGCACTGTAAATTGTCGATAATCTGATTAGTATCACCAAAGTAAAGTTAATAACAACCGACAATGACTTGAGTTAAATATTTTACAAAACACATGGCTAATGCTTTGAGAAAACAAGGATTATACACTATTCAAGTGTGTATTATGTACGTATATAAACAATGTATAGAAGGGTCTAAAGTGTAGCGTAAATActgctacttttttttttaaaaaagtgaaaataaagtatGATCAAGTGGAGTAAAGCAGTATTTTGAGGGTGATTTAACCGTTGtggataatatttttttatataaaaatgttGAAAGTTCAAAAGATGAGTGATGACTTTCCTTAGAGTGGCGACAAACATTTTTATACTCCCTAGGAGGAGGGCACagattatttttatctctctcactTGTTTTGGCCAACAATTCGAGAACACAACTTGTTTTTTTCTTGGTACATCAATACAGTTAATAAATGAGGTTCATGTCCGGTGGGTAATGAAGTGTGCTTTGAATAAAAAGGAATCTTAACCCTTGAGTAAGAGTAGAGTAAAGTAGTAGGATTGTGAGAGAAAGCCACAAAGGACACGGCTTTTCATGATGGTGAACCATAGTGGAATGAAAACCAACGGCCcagatattattttaaaaaatttaaaaacaacaGTGGAACCCTATGTTGAGGTTGTCACGCCCTTGTtttctcaaaaaataaaaaaaataaaaaacttttttAACCAAAATGATTCATATCATACCCATCAATGGCCATGGCCACCTTtgaaaaattttgaaaaactcaaaaaataaaaaactagtcTAGATCAAGAAGGTTACTCATAGTTTGGATTTTTACTTAATTAGTTTAAATGGTTAGCaaaaaattcaggaaaaattgcattttaaaaatggaaaaattgaaaatgtgaGTGAACTAGCTAGTAGTACTTACAGATGAAGTTCCTTTTGTGAGCAGTGTGTGCCTGCAGGGCGGTTGTTCTTGGCCCAGTCTGCAGGGAGGTTCTGTAGCTGGCTGATGATGAGAGGGAACACAACAGGGATGAGGACAGTTTGGATAAAGTAGGAGCAGAACTCATAAAGGTACCACCCCATGACTTCAAATCTTGAGGGTTTTTCTCCAACTTCTTCATACCCATTGTAAGCCTCTCTAGCTCTCAAGATTTTCATGGCCCTGTTGTGCAAGTCTGGCCTGGTGGCTGTTGTTCCTTTCCCATTCTCTGGTGCGCCGCCTTGTGCTCCTCCTTGGTGGTGGCCGCCACCTTCAGCTTCAACGGTCACCTCTTTCATCAGTGCTAGCTAGCTGCTTTGGACACAGTAAACGAAGGCAGAGGTGTGTGTTAGTGTGTCAGAGTGAGTAATGGGGTGAGTGAGAGAGGGGAAAGTGCAGGGGAGAGTGAGGAAAAAATAAAGGAGCTAGGTTGGAGGGTTTGGATGTTTAGTTTAGCCAAGGTGAATGAATGACACTAGTGTTAATGTGTTGTGGTGTGTTATGTTAGTGTGAGTCTCACTTTAGGGCATGTTTGGTTTGGTGAGTGCAACTGTGCACAGCTTGGCAAATGAAGCTTTTTTAGGGTGTGAAGGGGTCTTGTGAAAGGGTGTATATATTAATGCAatgctcatcatcatcatccctttactttatttttccctttttttttttgataacacTTTATTTTTCCCTTTGTTTGTCCCTTGGGAATTTTGTATAATGTAGAGGCACCGTAAAGCCGTTACGGGGAAAGGAAAAGTCTTCAAGTTTCTATATTTCCAAAGTTTAATTTGTTGCATATATTTCATTTCAGAAATACAGGGTTAGAGAAATCAATAATTATTGGGCCTTCTTGCATATGATGTTTAAATTTAGATTAGGGGTGAAAATAGGgttcttttaaaaatatatatatatatataggattgGTTGGTTTAGAATTTGCTTAACTAacctatttaaaatatttaagctCTCAATCAACCTGCTATAATATTTGATATATGTTTTCTTTTATGATTGAAACTGATTTGTTTGAAAGTTTCGTCTGACCTTATACCCTATTTAAAAGGCGCATGTTAGACTTACAAAACTGTTTGAGTTATTTAAGCCTTACATTTTTAGTTGAATAggctttaaaaaatattttttcctaTTCTTTTTACTAATTTGGCATAGCCTTACCTGAGCTGATGTAAGCTATGTCGTGAGCCCTTGTCGACACCTTAGTCCACTTCCATCCTTTTGCGTTATTCTGGAAAAATATTGTTAGCAAGTTCACAtcctgatttttttttgttaggtattggaataaaataacaaaaaaaactgaAAGAGCCAACATGAGTTTTGGACCATCAGGCTTCAAATTACAGATTTAACTAGGTTGAGAGTTCAAATCTTCCTGAGTCAGTAAAATCTTAGTTAGTGGGCATCCCTCCTTATAGAGATCCTCCAGTATTCACGAGCACTGACACACTGCCCGGTAGTCTAGAGGTGCATTTTATGTAAAACAAAACTACGAGATTTTTTAGGGGTTGAATTAAAAACTACAATAAAATTATGTCAAAATAGATAAACTCCTAGTTATTATGAATATTTATGTTATTCTTCACCCAAAATAAAGTCAGTCTACGATATGTTATGAGAGTCTTATCTTAAATTTGATCCTTATTATCTCATAATTCTAGtagaaatttt from Lotus japonicus ecotype B-129 chromosome 2, LjGifu_v1.2 includes:
- the LOC130740210 gene encoding uncharacterized protein LOC130740210 codes for the protein MMQRCLARLRSIAVVYSRLPPPPPSSRRLLHHAPPQQPLHSHFSTPNRSFLPPFIFSSSPLLAPRSSPLPPSFGVQVRHAVSSRDRRKKRKAMSPAVSKLKKYKIKAYSSFKSRFRPLNDGTIRRWKEGKRHNAHLKSKISKRRLRQPGIVPAAYAKVMKKLGFCG
- the LOC130740211 gene encoding uncharacterized protein LOC130740211, yielding MKEVTVEAEGGGHHQGGAQGGAPENGKGTTATRPDLHNRAMKILRAREAYNGYEEVGEKPSRFEVMGWYLYEFCSYFIQTVLIPVVFPLIISQLQNLPADWAKNNRPAGTHCSQKELHLYSKLTNQTITSNFSALEWTSIGWAIGLAIAAPILGFLSFHLDGHFPKFITVASTAVGVFFCLPAGFFKVTAIFIPYIAGIVAASTVATAAHTHHLGLMIRSFTGPTLKRSQFPIRQGISSKLSLHATAAGCLGSALISAFTYHMIRELNVNEPDIMSLWIVSIFSGLIWLVGIFHVATAIGRTTDEISFSSRLHPFSVFKYPHAIGALASVFISSFITMTIFTGGVVFIVGQLCIKPVHLLFFWLTYFLFPVFSLSLLQPLLRVIKMNSVKMQIVGFLFSLISSGFGFYYGHSHWKWGHLVVFSVIQSTGTGILHAFSRVLVLDCAPSGKEGAFSIWYAWMRSAGLLVGFTVGSVSPGNIRTSFGAAFCTAIAGIVVLLFGNISDVGGAVAAGHVRDDSERSSAVAGLDTKESVHV